A stretch of the Halorussus lipolyticus genome encodes the following:
- a CDS encoding M20 family metallo-hydrolase, which translates to MNVDTERLRGDIEENAEFGRISTDEGRGRTVLTGTEPNREAREYLVQRLEDAGLGVRIDAVGNIAGRWTPESADPEAAPVTAGSHLDSVPEGGIFDGPLGVYAALEAVRAMQDAGVEPDRPVEVVSFTEEEGQRFASGLLGSSVAVGERTVEEALALEAEGPEGDTVTLESALEGIGFRGEGLLDAGEWDSWLELHVEQSERLEDADVPVGVVTAITGITHCEATVRGEADHAGATPMGDRTDALTAASEFVLDVERAANEVVEESSDTAVGTVGSLDVRPNATNVVPGAVEMGVDIRDVDRESMETIASRARDSLARLERERGVSTDFSRPFDLEPTPMSDRVRQSAHDAGEDAGIETMDLHSGAAHDTMHVAEKTDAGLLFAPSRDGISHNPKEWTDWDDCATATRVLAGALANLAGAAT; encoded by the coding sequence ATGAACGTAGACACCGAGCGACTCCGCGGCGACATCGAGGAGAACGCCGAGTTCGGTCGCATCTCCACTGACGAGGGCCGAGGCCGGACCGTCCTGACCGGCACCGAACCCAACCGCGAGGCCCGCGAGTACCTCGTCCAGCGCCTCGAAGACGCTGGTCTCGGCGTGCGAATCGACGCCGTGGGCAACATCGCGGGCCGGTGGACTCCCGAGAGCGCGGACCCCGAGGCCGCCCCCGTCACAGCCGGGAGCCACCTCGACTCGGTGCCCGAGGGCGGCATCTTCGACGGCCCGCTCGGGGTCTACGCGGCGCTCGAAGCGGTCCGGGCGATGCAGGACGCCGGGGTCGAACCAGACCGCCCCGTCGAAGTCGTCTCGTTCACCGAGGAGGAGGGCCAGCGATTTGCCTCCGGCCTCCTCGGGTCCTCGGTCGCGGTCGGCGAGCGCACCGTCGAAGAAGCCCTCGCGCTCGAAGCCGAGGGGCCGGAGGGCGACACCGTGACCCTCGAATCCGCGCTCGAAGGCATCGGCTTCCGGGGCGAGGGCCTCCTCGACGCCGGCGAGTGGGACAGTTGGCTCGAACTCCACGTGGAGCAGAGCGAGCGATTGGAGGACGCGGACGTTCCGGTCGGCGTCGTCACCGCCATTACTGGCATCACCCACTGCGAGGCCACGGTCCGCGGCGAGGCCGACCACGCCGGCGCGACCCCGATGGGCGACCGGACCGACGCGCTCACAGCGGCCAGCGAGTTCGTCCTCGACGTGGAGCGCGCCGCGAACGAAGTCGTCGAGGAGTCGAGCGACACCGCGGTCGGCACCGTGGGAAGCCTCGACGTGCGACCCAACGCGACCAACGTCGTCCCCGGTGCGGTCGAGATGGGCGTCGATATTCGGGACGTGGACCGCGAGTCGATGGAGACCATCGCCTCCCGCGCCCGAGACAGTCTCGCTCGCCTCGAACGAGAGCGCGGCGTCTCGACCGACTTTTCCCGGCCCTTCGACCTCGAACCCACGCCGATGAGCGACCGAGTGCGCCAGTCAGCCCACGACGCGGGCGAGGACGCCGGCATCGAGACCATGGACCTCCACTCGGGCGCGGCCCACGACACGATGCACGTCGCCGAAAAGACCGACGCCGGCCTGCTGTTTGCACCCTCCAGAGACGGCATCTCGCACAATCCCAAGGAGTGGACCGACTGGGACGACTGTGCCACCGCGACTCGGGTACTGGCCGGCGCGCTGGCGAACTTGGCAGGAGCCGCGACCTGA
- a CDS encoding DUF7282 domain-containing protein: MTRNATLGAIVFAVLLVTTGLSGAVGPSPAGSSGSASPAPLAQETTTQGNETANESASVTFNDQSLEDSSVVVSEANLSEGGYVVVFAQNGTALGNSSYLEPGSYENLTVNLTTSLSRSQVLIATPHLDTNDNRTFDFNATQAMEAGRENATDRPYLQATGLPVNSVAFVTVGDSAGRNETTTASRVAPTA, encoded by the coding sequence ATGACACGAAACGCGACGCTCGGAGCGATAGTTTTCGCCGTACTGCTGGTTACGACCGGACTCTCGGGCGCGGTCGGCCCGTCGCCCGCGGGAAGTAGCGGGTCCGCTTCCCCCGCCCCGCTCGCCCAAGAGACCACGACGCAGGGCAACGAGACCGCAAACGAGTCGGCGTCGGTCACGTTCAACGACCAATCGCTGGAGGACTCGTCGGTGGTCGTCAGTGAGGCTAACCTCTCGGAAGGGGGCTACGTCGTCGTCTTCGCCCAGAACGGCACGGCGCTCGGGAACTCGTCGTACCTCGAACCGGGGAGCTACGAGAACCTGACGGTGAACCTGACGACCTCGCTGAGTCGGTCGCAGGTCCTCATCGCCACGCCGCACCTCGACACCAACGACAACCGGACGTTCGACTTCAACGCCACGCAGGCGATGGAAGCGGGCAGGGAGAACGCCACCGACCGGCCGTACTTGCAGGCCACCGGTCTCCCGGTCAACTCGGTCGCGTTCGTCACTGTCGGCGACAGCGCCGGTCGGAACGAGACGACCACGGCGAGTCGCGTCGCGCCGACCGCGTAA
- a CDS encoding O-methyltransferase — translation MELLPDETRRFVSALVPDRDDTLREMEAHGEDIGFPTVGPEVGAFLRLSARMVGAERIFEFGSGFGYSAYWFAEALPDDGEIVLTEYDADELDQAREYLTEGGYADRAVFEEGDALETVERHEGPFDVVLVDCHKSGYPDAFDAVREKVAEGGVVIADNAMQSGAQDFATILEILEGSDPESVDDDTRGIADYLQRVRDDPDFETAAIPLGQGIAVSFRK, via the coding sequence ATGGAGCTACTACCCGACGAGACCCGGCGATTCGTCAGCGCGCTGGTTCCGGACCGCGACGACACCCTCCGGGAGATGGAGGCCCACGGCGAGGACATCGGCTTTCCCACGGTCGGCCCGGAGGTCGGGGCCTTCCTGCGACTCTCGGCCCGGATGGTCGGTGCGGAGCGAATCTTCGAGTTCGGGTCGGGATTCGGCTACTCGGCCTACTGGTTCGCCGAGGCCCTGCCCGACGACGGCGAAATCGTGCTGACCGAGTACGACGCCGACGAACTCGACCAAGCCCGCGAGTATCTCACAGAGGGAGGCTACGCCGACCGCGCCGTTTTCGAGGAGGGCGACGCGCTCGAAACCGTCGAGCGCCACGAGGGTCCATTCGACGTGGTGCTGGTGGACTGCCACAAATCGGGCTACCCCGATGCCTTCGACGCGGTGCGCGAGAAAGTCGCCGAGGGCGGGGTCGTCATCGCGGACAACGCGATGCAGAGCGGCGCGCAGGATTTCGCGACGATTCTGGAGATTCTGGAGGGTAGCGACCCCGAATCGGTGGACGACGACACCCGCGGCATCGCCGACTACCTCCAGAGGGTCCGGGACGACCCCGATTTCGAGACGGCGGCGATTCCGCTCGGGCAGGGCATCGCGGTCAGCTTTCGGAAGTAA
- a CDS encoding SDR family NAD(P)-dependent oxidoreductase, with protein MASLNPDFSDSTVIVTGASAGIGRAVALAFGDAGATVVNADVREDPKAESESAPTHEKIREEGGNAEYAETDVADPDQIRAVIEAAREFGGVDVMVNNAGVYTKRRFLDVTPDEYDEVQAVNARGTFFGTQIAAEDMLDRGNPGVVINTSSDTQGRAAWDHSHYAATKGAIRMITRSAALELAQEGVRVNAVAPGPVATEIREGWSDEADEMAPEGETPNLPLRAAEPAELAGAYLFLASDEASYVTGETIWVDGGGHVC; from the coding sequence ATGGCCAGTCTGAACCCCGACTTCTCCGACTCGACAGTTATCGTCACCGGCGCGAGCGCCGGCATCGGTCGCGCAGTCGCGCTCGCCTTCGGAGACGCGGGTGCGACAGTCGTCAACGCCGACGTGCGCGAGGACCCGAAAGCCGAGAGCGAGTCTGCACCGACCCACGAGAAAATCCGCGAGGAGGGCGGAAACGCCGAGTACGCCGAAACCGACGTGGCCGACCCGGACCAGATTCGCGCCGTCATCGAGGCGGCCCGCGAGTTCGGCGGCGTGGACGTGATGGTGAACAACGCCGGGGTCTACACCAAGCGCCGGTTTCTGGACGTGACGCCCGACGAGTACGACGAGGTGCAGGCGGTCAACGCTCGGGGCACCTTCTTCGGGACCCAAATCGCCGCCGAGGACATGCTGGACCGGGGCAATCCCGGCGTCGTCATCAACACCTCCTCCGACACGCAGGGCCGGGCGGCGTGGGACCACTCCCACTACGCCGCGACCAAGGGCGCGATTCGGATGATAACCCGGAGCGCGGCGCTCGAACTCGCGCAGGAGGGGGTTCGGGTCAACGCCGTCGCCCCCGGCCCGGTCGCCACCGAGATTCGGGAGGGGTGGTCCGACGAGGCCGACGAGATGGCACCAGAGGGCGAGACGCCGAACCTCCCGCTCCGGGCCGCCGAACCCGCGGAGTTGGCGGGCGCGTACCTCTTTCTGGCGAGCGACGAGGCGTCCTACGTGACCGGCGAGACGATTTGGGTTGACGGCGGCGGCCACGTCTGCTGA
- a CDS encoding creatininase family protein has protein sequence MYLADQTWPELGDYVAEESVAVVPLGSTEQHGPHLPLSTDHKIAEGVAREAADRTGFLCTPTVNVGVSVHHKQFHGTMWADPPEFRDYVESFSRNLSYHGIDRIVFVNAHGGNQTHLREVGRRLREDRVAYAVEWMWDESIPDLVDDLFEVNGPHGGPKETAMMMHLDPENVRTDKLEEARDEGLVNWADSDEATVHGARNFYDSIDNTDNGVLGDQTDATPEKGARLFDAASDQLAMLLEWLDDRRFEDLMAKPHVDPQPGSRR, from the coding sequence ATGTACCTCGCCGACCAGACGTGGCCGGAACTGGGTGATTACGTGGCCGAGGAGTCCGTGGCAGTCGTCCCCCTCGGTTCGACCGAACAGCACGGACCCCACCTCCCGCTCTCGACCGACCACAAAATCGCAGAGGGAGTGGCCCGCGAGGCCGCAGACAGAACCGGGTTCCTCTGCACGCCGACCGTGAACGTCGGCGTCAGCGTCCACCACAAGCAGTTCCACGGCACGATGTGGGCCGACCCGCCCGAGTTCCGCGATTACGTCGAGAGCTTCTCCCGCAACCTCTCGTACCACGGCATCGACCGCATCGTCTTCGTCAACGCCCACGGCGGCAACCAGACCCACCTCCGAGAGGTCGGCAGACGCCTTCGCGAGGACCGAGTGGCCTACGCCGTCGAGTGGATGTGGGACGAGTCCATCCCGGACCTCGTTGACGACCTGTTCGAGGTCAACGGTCCCCACGGCGGGCCGAAAGAGACCGCGATGATGATGCACTTGGACCCCGAAAACGTGCGGACCGACAAGTTGGAGGAGGCCCGCGACGAGGGCCTCGTAAACTGGGCCGACAGCGACGAGGCCACGGTCCACGGCGCGCGCAACTTCTACGACTCCATCGACAACACCGACAACGGCGTGCTGGGCGACCAGACCGACGCCACCCCGGAGAAGGGCGCACGACTGTTCGACGCCGCGAGCGACCAGTTGGCGATGCTCCTCGAATGGCTGGACGACCGGCGATTCGAGGACCTGATGGCCAAACCCCACGTGGACCCCCAACCCGGCAGTCGGCGGTAG
- a CDS encoding winged helix-turn-helix transcriptional regulator — protein MTDCLDADAPPSAKLVVKVLEYSDDALTQQEISDRTRLSPRTVRSSIKRLKEQDVIEERVYIPDARKQLYTLSDSVQECLQAGEAAAESAEAV, from the coding sequence ATGACTGACTGTCTCGACGCCGACGCCCCGCCGAGCGCGAAACTGGTCGTAAAGGTCCTCGAATACAGCGACGACGCCCTGACTCAGCAGGAAATCAGCGACCGGACCCGACTCTCGCCCCGCACGGTCCGGAGTTCCATCAAGCGCCTCAAAGAACAGGACGTCATCGAGGAGCGCGTCTACATCCCGGACGCCCGCAAGCAACTCTACACGCTCAGCGACTCGGTGCAGGAATGTCTGCAGGCCGGCGAGGCCGCGGCCGAGAGCGCCGAAGCGGTCTGA
- the thiC gene encoding phosphomethylpyrimidine synthase ThiC, with translation MPTQLQAARDGQVTDAMERVAEREQVDAEFVRRQVADGQAVIPANVEHDSLDPMIIGREFATKVNANIGNSEDASGVEEELEKLHSAVHYGADTVMDLSTGGDLDRIREANVEHSPVPLGTVPIYEAVKHVESPADITHELLLEVIEKQAEQGVDYQTIHAGVLMEHLPLTDGRKTGIVSRGGSILAQWMEENGMQNPLYTKFEEICEIFAEYDVTFSLGDGLRPGCLADAGDDAQFAELDTLGELTRTAWDHGVQVMVEGPGHVPMDQIAGQVERQQEVCDGAPFYVLGPLVTDVAPGYDHITSAIGATEAARAGAAMLCYVTPKEHLGLPDAEDVRDGLAAYRIAAHAGDVANGREGARDWDDALSEARYEFDWRRQFDLALDPERAQEYHDQTLPGDNYKEARFCSMCGVEFCSMRIDQDARDADGEMSEIDDQTDVEGSPAAEVNRPPVGTHRTDDDLLADVDLEREYPSADD, from the coding sequence ATGCCGACGCAGTTACAGGCCGCCCGTGACGGGCAGGTCACCGACGCAATGGAACGGGTCGCCGAGCGCGAGCAGGTAGACGCCGAGTTCGTCCGCCGGCAGGTCGCCGACGGACAGGCCGTGATTCCGGCGAACGTCGAACACGATAGCCTCGACCCGATGATTATCGGGCGGGAGTTCGCCACCAAGGTCAACGCCAACATCGGCAACAGCGAGGACGCCAGCGGCGTCGAGGAGGAACTCGAAAAACTCCACTCGGCGGTCCACTACGGCGCGGACACCGTGATGGACCTCAGCACCGGCGGGGACTTGGACCGGATTCGAGAGGCGAACGTCGAACACTCGCCGGTCCCCCTCGGCACGGTCCCCATCTACGAGGCCGTCAAGCATGTCGAGAGTCCGGCGGACATCACCCACGAACTCCTGCTGGAGGTCATCGAGAAGCAGGCCGAGCAGGGCGTGGACTACCAGACCATCCACGCCGGGGTGCTGATGGAACACCTGCCGCTGACCGACGGCCGCAAGACCGGCATCGTCTCGCGCGGCGGGTCCATCCTCGCCCAGTGGATGGAGGAGAACGGGATGCAGAACCCCCTCTACACCAAGTTCGAGGAGATTTGCGAAATCTTCGCCGAGTACGACGTGACCTTCAGTCTGGGCGACGGCCTCCGGCCCGGATGCCTCGCCGACGCGGGCGACGACGCCCAGTTCGCCGAGTTGGACACCCTCGGCGAGTTGACCCGGACCGCGTGGGACCACGGCGTGCAGGTCATGGTCGAGGGGCCGGGCCACGTCCCGATGGACCAAATCGCGGGACAGGTCGAGCGCCAGCAGGAGGTCTGCGACGGCGCGCCCTTCTACGTCCTCGGACCGCTCGTGACCGACGTGGCACCGGGCTACGACCACATCACCAGCGCCATCGGCGCGACCGAAGCGGCCAGAGCGGGCGCGGCGATGCTCTGCTACGTCACGCCGAAAGAACACCTCGGACTGCCGGACGCCGAGGACGTGCGCGACGGACTGGCGGCCTACCGCATCGCGGCCCACGCCGGCGACGTGGCGAACGGTCGAGAGGGTGCCCGCGACTGGGACGACGCGCTGTCGGAGGCCCGCTACGAGTTCGACTGGCGGCGACAGTTCGACCTCGCGCTGGACCCCGAGCGTGCGCAGGAGTACCACGACCAAACGCTCCCCGGCGACAACTACAAGGAGGCCAGATTCTGCTCGATGTGCGGCGTCGAGTTCTGCTCGATGCGAATCGACCAAGACGCCAGAGACGCCGACGGCGAGATGAGCGAAATCGACGACCAGACCGACGTGGAGGGGTCGCCCGCCGCCGAGGTGAATCGTCCTCCGGTCGGGACCCACCGGACCGACGACGACCTGCTGGCCGACGTGGACTTAGAGCGGGAGTATCCCTCGGCGGACGATTGA
- a CDS encoding potassium channel family protein, with product MDKWKRRTAYYLTTLVVFLFGYALVYDYGMSVYEGHSQPFYQSLQVVLETFTTTGYGSDAPWETLEMNLLVMVMDLTGVVLIFAALPVFVVPLFEDALSTTLPTSAEELSDHVVICTYSPRAETLISELDSWNVEYVIVEPDRETAMDLYESDYSVVHGDPESVDTLKAVNLAESKALVADASDEVDVSIVLTAHEAADDVRIVSVVEEPELATYHELAGVDRVLSPRRLVGESLADKVTTAVSTELDGAVEIGEDFEIAELPVQRGSELVGRTLADSGIRERSGANVIGAWVRGEFETPPSPDMELGSGTVLLVVGRQTQLERLKDLTRSQAHRPGRGTVLVVGHGEVGSTVTDALARANVPYTTVDIEDKPGVDVVGDTTDPETLEEAGIEQARTVVLTVADDTLTGFGTLVARDLNPEIEVLARAEETENVQKIYRAGADYVLALSTVSGRMLASTILEQEEVISMDKQVEIVRTTAPELVGQSLAEADVRARTGCTVVAVERNGDVLTEVGPEFRFERDDDVIVAGTDEGVNEFTTLAN from the coding sequence ATGGACAAGTGGAAGCGCCGAACTGCGTACTACCTCACCACGCTGGTCGTCTTCCTGTTCGGGTACGCACTCGTCTACGACTACGGGATGAGCGTCTACGAGGGCCACTCTCAGCCGTTCTACCAGTCCTTGCAGGTGGTACTGGAGACGTTCACGACCACGGGGTACGGTTCGGACGCCCCGTGGGAGACGCTGGAGATGAACCTGCTGGTCATGGTGATGGACCTGACCGGCGTCGTCCTCATCTTCGCGGCGCTCCCGGTCTTCGTCGTCCCGCTGTTCGAGGACGCGCTCTCGACCACGCTCCCGACTTCCGCCGAGGAGTTATCGGACCACGTGGTCATCTGCACGTACTCGCCGCGGGCCGAGACGCTCATCTCGGAGTTGGACTCGTGGAACGTCGAATACGTCATCGTGGAACCCGACCGCGAGACGGCGATGGACCTCTACGAGTCGGATTACTCGGTCGTCCACGGCGACCCCGAGTCGGTCGATACGCTGAAGGCGGTCAATCTGGCCGAGTCGAAGGCGCTCGTCGCCGACGCCAGCGACGAGGTGGACGTGAGCATCGTGCTGACTGCCCACGAGGCCGCCGACGACGTGCGAATCGTCAGCGTGGTCGAGGAGCCAGAACTCGCCACGTACCACGAACTCGCCGGGGTGGACAGGGTGCTGTCGCCGCGCCGACTCGTCGGCGAGAGTCTGGCCGACAAGGTGACCACCGCCGTCTCGACCGAACTCGACGGCGCGGTCGAAATCGGCGAGGACTTCGAAATCGCCGAACTCCCGGTCCAGCGCGGGAGTGAACTCGTCGGGCGGACGCTGGCCGACAGCGGCATCCGCGAGCGGTCCGGCGCGAACGTCATCGGCGCGTGGGTTCGCGGCGAGTTCGAGACGCCGCCCTCGCCCGACATGGAACTGGGGTCCGGGACGGTCCTGCTGGTCGTGGGCAGACAGACCCAACTCGAACGTCTCAAGGACCTTACCCGGTCGCAGGCCCATCGGCCCGGTCGGGGGACCGTCCTCGTGGTCGGCCACGGCGAGGTCGGTTCGACCGTCACCGACGCGCTGGCGCGGGCCAACGTCCCCTACACCACGGTAGACATCGAGGACAAACCCGGCGTGGACGTGGTGGGCGACACCACCGACCCCGAGACGCTGGAGGAGGCCGGCATCGAGCAGGCCCGAACCGTGGTCCTCACCGTCGCCGACGACACCCTGACCGGGTTCGGCACGCTGGTCGCGCGCGACCTCAACCCCGAAATCGAGGTGTTGGCCCGCGCCGAGGAGACCGAGAACGTCCAGAAAATCTACCGAGCGGGGGCCGACTACGTGCTGGCGCTCTCGACGGTCTCCGGCCGGATGCTGGCCTCGACGATTCTCGAACAGGAGGAGGTCATCTCGATGGACAAGCAGGTCGAAATCGTCCGGACCACCGCGCCCGAACTCGTCGGCCAGAGCCTCGCCGAGGCCGACGTGCGCGCCCGGACCGGGTGTACCGTGGTCGCCGTCGAGCGCAACGGCGACGTGCTGACCGAAGTCGGCCCGGAGTTCCGATTCGAGCGCGACGACGACGTTATCGTCGCCGGGACCGACGAGGGCGTCAACGAGTTCACGACGCTGGCGAACTGA
- a CDS encoding DUF998 domain-containing protein, with product MSTTNRIVRGCGVAAPVVTLGAVLVATIVSPTFSWTASALSDLGRAGAPTAPIFNGGLLAGGALALPFVAGVGRGATQNWTRLGTVLFGVAAVSMGLVGVFPESHPYHFPAALGLYAFVTYGLFCYGTGRILASSVRRGLAAIWLGVGHITSWVAWGAGLRVGPGLAIPETIGAGIFVAWIGLAWRLVGNERA from the coding sequence GTGTCAACGACAAACCGAATCGTGCGAGGGTGCGGCGTGGCCGCCCCGGTGGTCACGCTCGGCGCGGTGCTGGTGGCAACAATCGTCTCGCCGACGTTCTCGTGGACAGCGAGCGCGCTCTCGGACCTCGGTCGGGCCGGCGCGCCGACTGCCCCGATTTTCAACGGCGGGCTACTCGCCGGTGGGGCGCTCGCGCTTCCCTTCGTCGCAGGGGTCGGCCGAGGAGCCACGCAGAACTGGACCCGCCTCGGGACCGTGCTATTCGGCGTCGCGGCCGTCTCGATGGGTCTGGTCGGCGTGTTCCCCGAGAGCCACCCGTATCACTTCCCGGCGGCGCTCGGCCTCTACGCCTTCGTGACCTACGGGCTGTTTTGCTACGGGACGGGCCGGATTCTGGCGTCCTCGGTGCGCCGAGGACTCGCCGCGATTTGGCTCGGCGTCGGTCACATCACGTCGTGGGTCGCGTGGGGCGCTGGCCTGCGAGTCGGTCCGGGACTGGCGATTCCCGAGACCATCGGGGCCGGTATCTTCGTGGCGTGGATTGGACTGGCGTGGCGACTAGTCGGGAACGAAAGAGCGTAG